Proteins from one Camelina sativa cultivar DH55 chromosome 8, Cs, whole genome shotgun sequence genomic window:
- the LOC104708705 gene encoding alpha carbonic anhydrase 3 translates to MKTIILFVTFLALSSSSLADDSDTEFHYKPGEIADPSKWCDMKPEWKICGTGKRQSPIDLTPKIARIVHNSTEILQTYYKPVEAILKNRGFDMKVKWQEDAGKIVINKTDYKLIQSHWHAPSEHFLNGERFAMELHMVHKSAEGHLAVIGVLFREGEPNAFISRIMDKINKIADAQDGEISIGKIDPREFGWDLTKFYEYSGSLTTPPCTEDVMWTIISKVGTVSRQQIDLLTDARRGGYEKNARPAQPLHARLVYLNEQSSPSPSPKIQIPRVNPY, encoded by the exons atgaaaacCATTATCCTTTTTGTAACATTTCttgctctttcttcttcatctctagcag ATGATTCAGATACTGAATTTCATTACAAACCCGGTGAGATAGCCGATCCCTCAAAATGGTGCGATATGAAGCCTGAATGGAAAATTTGCGGGACGGGGAAGAGGCAATCACCAATCGATCTTACTCCAAAAATAGCACGCATTGTTCACAATTCCACAGAGATTCTTCAGACATATTACAAACCAGTAGAGGCTATTCTTAAGAACCGTGGATTCGACATGAAG GTTAAATGGCAAGAGGACGCAGGGAAGATCGTGATCAATAAAACCGACTATAAATTGATTCAAAGCCACTGGCACGCACCTTCAGAGCATTTTCTCAATGGAGAGAG ATTTGCCATGGAACTTCACATGGTACACAAAAGTGCAGAAGGACACTTAGCAGTTATTGGAGTTCTCTTCAGAGAAGGCGAACCAAATGCTTTCATTTCacgg ATAATGGACAAGATCAACAAGATTGCTGACGCACAAGATGGAGAGATCAGCATTGGAAAGATAGATCCAAGAGAATTTGGATGGGATcttacaaaattttatgaatatagTGGTTCGCTCACGACTCCTCCTTGCACGGAAGATGTCATGTGGACCATCATCAGCAAG GTGGGGACTGTTTCGCGTCAGCAAATTGATTTATTGACCGATGCTCGTCGCGGT GGTTATGAGAAGAACGCAAGACCGGCTCAACCCCTTCACGCACGTCTGGTTTATTTAAATGAGCAGTCCAGTCCAAGTCCAAGTCCAAAAATACAAATACCACGAGTTAATCCTTACTGA